A region of Rhizobium binae DNA encodes the following proteins:
- a CDS encoding protein kinase domain-containing protein — MRSDLIARYTIGEPVYENEFIVYPAQDKRMDRSVFIVAPDVALKLDKARFERVWTSVNEAKSLTARRFVEIEDLIPPSPEDDNFYIVEKRPSKTLHQYLEETEMVAYDRAIEIGRHILEGLATLHGAGYAHNALTDQCIYVSEDYSGLSVRIGNLHLISKIGEHIIPPYAPEFGAPEIYASGTFSASAALDIYAMGMIAYKLFLPRQTYASVFDSVMVWEDEHQREQSWKNIHLDPSNIFPRLDVLIPGFPEGLASLVERMLSRDPAQRPRMGADALGEFSRVTTGIQPMAWDPRGGMPQQPETPKRKKWTLAHFSMLGALILICIGVGVVTIPKLLRPDPKLVADVGTWKKEAESRRDKAIAAKAPERPSGDEAKLSYDAGAASLTEANAALKDEDYKKALPGYQKAAISLGKSLIAISRENAEKAKSAAAAAGGDKAPSFADADSKMKAAADSAAAQQMHGAVDNYEAARTAYDDLAKGLTALAAAEKDATAKRETVTRIGAGDSPDVTKASALMMEAKAKAEKWQLPAATSNYGDAAKLFAALISDVMAAKDEATALRQKVTDLHASLTTRAGPTDPTLAALAPKLTEADGRYTAEAYKLAISAYQPILADLEALSARGFCPVAPNVAFETIPAGSYSLDNVRLMTSSMKELGGMLGVANGAVKVEKSFCMQAKAVTRAEMAQYYTANADPASAQAYAGNPEQPADDVPLAEAQNYTAWLSKQLNAPIHLPSATEWMASAVKLTTEKLPDNGDIILQWSATPCEAGGNVAFMAQEGSTFVVCSDASAGGIFRVSAELR, encoded by the coding sequence ATGAGAAGTGATCTGATCGCCCGCTACACGATCGGCGAGCCGGTCTATGAGAACGAGTTCATCGTCTATCCCGCTCAGGACAAGCGGATGGATCGTTCGGTCTTCATCGTCGCGCCCGATGTGGCGCTGAAACTGGACAAGGCGCGCTTCGAGCGGGTCTGGACCTCGGTCAACGAGGCCAAATCGCTGACGGCGCGGCGCTTCGTGGAAATCGAGGACCTCATCCCGCCGTCGCCTGAGGACGACAATTTCTACATCGTCGAGAAGCGGCCGTCGAAGACGCTGCACCAATATCTCGAGGAAACCGAGATGGTGGCCTATGACCGCGCCATCGAGATCGGCCGCCACATCCTCGAAGGGCTGGCGACGCTTCACGGGGCGGGTTACGCCCACAATGCGCTGACCGACCAGTGCATCTACGTGTCGGAGGATTATTCCGGCCTCTCGGTCCGGATCGGCAACCTGCACCTGATCTCCAAGATCGGCGAGCACATCATCCCGCCCTATGCGCCGGAATTCGGCGCGCCGGAGATCTATGCCAGCGGCACCTTCTCCGCTTCCGCCGCACTCGACATCTATGCGATGGGCATGATCGCCTACAAGCTCTTCCTGCCGCGCCAGACCTATGCCAGCGTCTTCGATAGCGTCATGGTCTGGGAGGACGAGCACCAGCGCGAGCAGAGCTGGAAGAACATCCATCTCGACCCGTCGAACATCTTCCCGCGCCTCGACGTGCTGATCCCCGGTTTTCCCGAGGGACTGGCCAGCCTGGTCGAAAGAATGCTGAGCCGCGACCCGGCCCAGCGGCCGCGCATGGGCGCCGATGCGCTCGGCGAATTCAGCCGCGTCACCACGGGCATCCAGCCGATGGCCTGGGATCCGCGCGGCGGCATGCCGCAACAGCCGGAAACCCCGAAGCGGAAGAAATGGACGCTCGCGCATTTCTCGATGCTCGGTGCGCTGATCTTGATCTGCATCGGCGTAGGCGTCGTCACCATCCCGAAGCTGCTGCGTCCCGATCCCAAGCTGGTCGCCGATGTCGGCACCTGGAAGAAGGAGGCCGAAAGCCGCAGGGACAAGGCCATCGCCGCCAAGGCGCCGGAACGCCCCTCTGGCGACGAGGCGAAGCTCTCCTATGATGCCGGCGCCGCCTCACTGACCGAGGCCAATGCCGCCCTCAAGGACGAAGACTATAAGAAGGCGCTTCCCGGCTACCAGAAGGCGGCCATCAGCCTCGGCAAGTCGCTGATCGCCATATCAAGGGAAAACGCCGAAAAGGCCAAATCCGCCGCTGCCGCTGCCGGCGGCGACAAGGCCCCGAGTTTTGCCGACGCCGACAGCAAGATGAAGGCCGCCGCCGACAGCGCCGCCGCCCAGCAGATGCATGGCGCGGTCGATAATTACGAGGCGGCGAGAACGGCTTACGACGATCTCGCCAAGGGGCTGACGGCGCTGGCAGCGGCCGAAAAGGACGCCACGGCAAAACGCGAAACCGTCACCCGCATCGGCGCCGGCGACAGCCCCGACGTCACCAAGGCGAGCGCCCTGATGATGGAGGCCAAGGCCAAGGCCGAGAAATGGCAGCTGCCGGCCGCGACCTCGAACTACGGCGACGCCGCCAAGCTCTTCGCCGCGCTGATCTCGGATGTCATGGCGGCCAAGGACGAGGCGACGGCGCTGAGGCAGAAAGTCACCGATCTCCACGCCTCGCTGACGACACGCGCCGGCCCCACAGATCCGACACTTGCCGCACTCGCGCCGAAGCTCACCGAGGCCGACGGCCGCTATACCGCTGAAGCCTACAAGCTCGCCATATCAGCCTACCAGCCGATCCTGGCCGATCTCGAAGCGCTCTCGGCGCGTGGCTTCTGCCCGGTTGCGCCGAATGTCGCCTTCGAGACCATCCCGGCCGGCAGTTATTCGCTCGACAATGTCCGGCTGATGACCTCGTCGATGAAGGAGCTCGGCGGCATGCTCGGCGTCGCCAATGGCGCCGTGAAGGTCGAAAAATCCTTCTGCATGCAGGCGAAAGCGGTCACCCGCGCCGAGATGGCGCAGTATTACACCGCTAACGCAGACCCCGCCTCCGCCCAGGCCTATGCCGGCAATCCCGAACAGCCCGCCGACGACGTGCCGCTCGCCGAGGCGCAGAACTATACCGCCTGGCTGTCGAAACAGCTGAACGCCCCCATCCACCTGCCGTCGGCGACGGAATGGATGGCAAGCGCTGTCAAGCTGACGACGGAAAAACTGCCCGACAACGGCGACATCATCCTGCAATGGAGCGCCACCCCCTGCGAAGCCGGCGGCAACGTCGCCTTCATGGCGCAGGAGGGCTCCACTTTCGTCGTCTGCTCGGATGCCTCGGCTGGTGGGATTTTTCGGGTCAGCGCTGAGTTAAGGTGA
- a CDS encoding serpin family protein: MSKSILLAGLAASLMALAPAHAGDASDTRAVLAAQAGLAVDLIDRTLAKEGAANIMVSPASLAAALGVASLGASDAGKAAIARGLGFGDSVKGPEKVLDEMNPKTPPAADAPLASGVAIVFDDKLALVPDALPMLAGHRIKPSIEDLDQQQSVEHINGWVRQATRDAIPAILETPPGGGFISLGAISFKARWKTAFEAESPAAPFRRPDGSTVSVPMMHLAGDGQKFRVDDRFAAVDLAYAGETYRMVVIAARSEKGVGGADLKTLASWLQGDKFEPAKGEIFLPRFSLNDGRDLMPTLHAMGLSPEKASDAAFPGFTTENIRLSRVLQKTMIKVDENGTEAAAATATVTERSIDPKLVRVSADARFAFALRDTKTGLFLAAGLIGDPLLAGE, encoded by the coding sequence ATGTCGAAATCCATTCTGCTGGCGGGCCTTGCCGCTTCCCTGATGGCGCTGGCGCCCGCCCATGCGGGCGATGCCTCTGACACCAGGGCCGTCCTTGCCGCCCAGGCCGGGCTTGCCGTCGACCTGATCGACCGCACGCTGGCGAAGGAGGGGGCGGCCAACATCATGGTGTCACCGGCAAGCCTTGCCGCCGCGCTCGGCGTCGCCAGCCTCGGCGCCTCGGATGCGGGCAAGGCGGCCATCGCCCGGGGGCTGGGTTTCGGCGATTCGGTCAAGGGGCCGGAGAAGGTGCTCGACGAAATGAACCCGAAGACGCCGCCGGCGGCGGATGCGCCGCTGGCCTCAGGCGTTGCGATCGTCTTCGACGACAAGCTGGCGCTCGTCCCCGATGCCCTTCCCATGCTGGCCGGCCACCGCATCAAGCCCTCGATCGAGGATCTCGATCAACAGCAATCCGTCGAGCACATTAACGGCTGGGTCAGGCAGGCGACGCGCGACGCCATCCCGGCGATCCTGGAAACCCCGCCCGGCGGCGGCTTCATCAGCCTCGGGGCGATCTCCTTCAAGGCCCGCTGGAAAACCGCCTTTGAGGCGGAGAGCCCGGCAGCCCCGTTCCGGCGGCCGGACGGCTCGACGGTCTCGGTGCCGATGATGCATCTTGCCGGCGACGGCCAGAAATTCCGTGTCGACGATCGTTTCGCAGCCGTCGACCTCGCCTATGCAGGTGAAACCTACCGCATGGTGGTGATCGCCGCGCGCTCGGAAAAGGGCGTCGGCGGCGCCGATCTCAAAACCCTCGCCTCCTGGCTTCAGGGCGACAAATTCGAACCCGCCAAGGGCGAAATCTTCCTGCCCCGCTTTTCCCTCAACGACGGGCGTGATTTGATGCCGACACTCCACGCGATGGGCCTTTCGCCTGAAAAGGCGAGCGATGCGGCTTTTCCCGGGTTCACCACGGAAAACATCCGCTTGTCGCGCGTTCTGCAGAAGACGATGATCAAGGTCGATGAGAATGGCACGGAAGCGGCGGCGGCAACGGCCACGGTGACCGAGCGCAGCATCGATCCGAAACTGGTGCGGGTGAGCGCGGATGCCCGTTTCGCCTTCGCGCTGCGGGACACGAAGACCGGCCTGTTTCTCGCCGCCGGCCTGATCGGCGATCCGCTTCTGGCGGGTGAATGA
- a CDS encoding trypsin-like serine protease, whose protein sequence is MSTSISRVLNIAAVLLLLAAPALAQQDTDFAGEDGGRVIGGQAAKKGEWPWQVKILAPDPEQRGRFGGHCGGSLISPRWILTAAHCVTSGRSGKQDLFARDLLIVEGKQKIDKVISVDGPDKPGLSVEDVIIHEDFERKVFANDIALIKLAEPAVSRPAILASAADEAVEAPGHTAVVTGWGYTKADHGWDDKYLPTELQEVELPLVSREDCRAAYRESSMRMNPIDERNVCAGYAEGGKDACQGDSGGPLVAQRPDKRWIQLGIVSWGAGCAEAEHYGVYTRVAAFRDWIAEKTDGDVPNAPDTSGASAGDQVAAIDTKRRPAASEPTQKQTPAAQIEANLAITTPPDATKAPAETTETPAPPSPEGSQPEVQAPAAELPMAVRSPGDRALLIGIDDYEMREAKLTGSVDDVKAMQLFLVKTVGYRPEQIHTLTDRKATRAAILAEIDDWLVRQSQAGSRVFLYFSGQGSEEMGAEATTSPTLVAADAKLLRDGGKVTVTNQIRETEIAARLNSLKDRRVTLLIDACHVGPGSRSAVAAPAGGTVRCLGPALASLQPPNRSGKEAKFSFGGETAMVWSAVNAGQWALVDTEAKPPLGVFTRRFIEGVQEGVARAADKPEVSNAALLDYVRRKSDEYCRAHSGDCRFTPVPQFYGLPDALGRDVVTGEEAKTPVAAVENTLKTDNEAGVAVDVLPGTSVSIGDKVAMRVSTKKSGYLILVDIDAAGKLTQLYPNKRSMGLKPTAKGGDNRLDPARPVVVPDARNPYIGFEYVVEGPAGVGMVVAILSDKPIEVLDLPDVPTPLVGQRAAFNYVYDLARSLRIVSDDETGVQGKWSFDSKFYRIR, encoded by the coding sequence ATGAGCACGTCGATCAGCAGGGTCCTCAACATTGCGGCCGTCCTTCTGCTTCTGGCCGCACCGGCGCTTGCGCAGCAGGATACCGATTTTGCCGGCGAGGATGGCGGGCGGGTGATCGGCGGCCAGGCGGCGAAAAAAGGCGAATGGCCCTGGCAGGTGAAGATCCTGGCGCCCGATCCCGAGCAGCGCGGCCGCTTCGGCGGTCATTGCGGCGGCTCGCTGATTTCGCCGCGCTGGATCCTGACCGCCGCCCATTGCGTCACCAGCGGCCGTTCCGGCAAGCAGGATCTCTTCGCCCGCGACCTCCTGATCGTCGAGGGAAAGCAGAAGATCGACAAGGTGATCTCGGTCGACGGGCCTGACAAGCCCGGGCTGTCCGTCGAGGACGTGATCATCCACGAGGATTTCGAGCGCAAGGTCTTCGCCAACGACATCGCCCTCATCAAGCTTGCCGAACCCGCCGTCTCAAGACCGGCAATCCTCGCCTCCGCCGCGGACGAGGCCGTGGAAGCCCCTGGCCACACCGCCGTCGTCACCGGCTGGGGCTACACCAAGGCCGATCACGGCTGGGATGACAAATACCTGCCGACCGAACTGCAGGAGGTCGAGCTGCCGCTCGTCTCGCGCGAGGATTGCCGCGCCGCCTATCGCGAGAGCTCGATGCGCATGAACCCGATCGACGAGCGCAATGTCTGCGCCGGTTATGCCGAGGGCGGCAAGGATGCCTGCCAGGGGGACAGCGGCGGGCCGCTGGTCGCGCAGCGCCCCGACAAGCGCTGGATCCAGCTCGGGATCGTCAGCTGGGGCGCCGGCTGCGCCGAGGCCGAACATTACGGCGTCTACACCCGCGTCGCCGCCTTCCGCGATTGGATTGCCGAGAAGACCGATGGCGACGTGCCGAACGCGCCCGATACCTCAGGCGCTTCCGCCGGCGACCAGGTGGCGGCGATCGACACCAAGCGCCGGCCTGCTGCAAGCGAGCCCACGCAGAAGCAGACGCCGGCTGCACAGATCGAGGCCAACCTTGCGATTACGACGCCGCCCGACGCCACGAAGGCGCCTGCGGAAACGACGGAAACTCCAGCACCCCCTTCGCCCGAAGGCAGCCAGCCGGAGGTTCAGGCGCCGGCCGCCGAGCTGCCGATGGCAGTGCGTTCTCCCGGCGACCGCGCGCTTCTGATCGGCATCGACGATTATGAGATGCGCGAGGCGAAGCTGACCGGCTCGGTCGACGATGTGAAGGCGATGCAGCTCTTCCTCGTCAAGACGGTCGGCTACCGTCCCGAACAGATCCATACGCTCACCGATCGCAAGGCCACCCGCGCCGCGATCCTTGCCGAGATCGACGACTGGCTGGTGCGCCAGTCTCAGGCCGGCAGCCGCGTCTTCCTCTATTTCAGCGGCCAGGGCTCCGAGGAAATGGGCGCCGAGGCGACGACGAGCCCGACGCTGGTCGCCGCCGATGCCAAGCTGCTGCGCGACGGCGGCAAGGTGACCGTCACCAACCAGATCCGCGAGACCGAGATCGCCGCCCGGCTGAACAGCCTCAAGGACCGCCGCGTCACGCTGCTGATCGACGCCTGCCATGTCGGCCCCGGCAGCCGCAGCGCCGTGGCCGCACCCGCCGGCGGCACGGTGCGCTGCCTCGGCCCGGCTTTGGCGTCGCTGCAGCCGCCGAACCGCTCCGGCAAGGAGGCGAAATTCTCCTTCGGCGGCGAAACGGCGATGGTCTGGTCGGCGGTCAATGCAGGCCAATGGGCGCTGGTCGATACCGAGGCCAAACCGCCGCTCGGCGTCTTCACCCGCCGCTTCATCGAAGGCGTGCAGGAAGGGGTGGCGCGCGCTGCCGACAAGCCTGAGGTCAGCAACGCCGCCCTGCTCGATTATGTCAGGCGCAAATCGGACGAATATTGCCGGGCCCATTCCGGGGACTGCCGCTTCACGCCGGTGCCGCAATTCTACGGCCTGCCGGATGCGCTCGGCCGCGACGTCGTCACCGGCGAGGAGGCGAAGACGCCGGTCGCCGCCGTCGAGAACACCTTGAAGACCGACAATGAGGCGGGTGTGGCCGTCGACGTGCTGCCCGGCACCTCGGTCAGCATCGGCGACAAGGTGGCGATGCGCGTCTCCACCAAGAAATCAGGCTACCTGATCCTCGTCGATATCGACGCCGCCGGCAAGCTGACGCAGCTCTATCCGAACAAACGCTCGATGGGCCTGAAGCCGACGGCAAAGGGCGGCGACAATCGGCTCGATCCGGCCCGGCCGGTGGTCGTGCCCGATGCCCGCAATCCCTACATCGGCTTCGAATATGTGGTGGAGGGGCCGGCCGGCGTCGGCATGGTCGTCGCCATCCTCAGCGACAAGCCGATCGAAGTGCTCGACCTGCCTGACGTGCCGACACCGCTCGTCGGCCAGCGCGCCGCCTTCAATTATGTCTACGACCTCGCCCGAAGCCTCAGGATCGTCAGCGACGACGAGACAGGCGTCCAGGGCAAATGGTCGTTTGATTCCAAATTCTATCGCATCCGCTGA
- a CDS encoding caspase family protein — protein MSTFAPMAAALALLVLAGTNSLARTIEAPERGTVRAVLIGIDLYRNVPPLHGAVADAEDLSLSLRSLGVEDMTLLKNGAADRQGIFDAIGAVTQRAGEGDLVVLGIAGHGSSEPERVKGSKPSGRDEVYVLAGFDTRLPGSRERIFGDEFKVLIHQLEQKGAEVLFIADTCHAGGMTRDVDPRGAEITWRQAPSYTIEEDDLAPISTTSDALSTGFDYKRLTFLAAVDDHTKSPEISIPGIAQKRGALSYATARAFEGAADRNADGTVTRRELFEYVRQSVYQFTDQRQNIFTQSPPGADLDRAVVYAYDKAGPADGQKSNVPPPPPEPAPITLAALGSEPVLEAIAPAVTPFKLTDGAHAELVFDPQKREAIAGGDVVASEVGAGDMPFVVDRMAALDTLKRLSETNPQSVRVTPSDKVHRDGERVGVTLSDLAGRKLVLFDVTGDGTVQFLYPGDREADAEMSATFDLDLSVVAPFGTDLLVAVTSDQPMPGLVEFLKQNDRRRTAGNIARHLGELLPEGARVGFTVLYTSAGARL, from the coding sequence ATGTCCACATTCGCTCCCATGGCCGCCGCACTCGCCCTTCTTGTTCTGGCGGGCACGAACAGCCTCGCCAGAACGATCGAAGCTCCCGAGCGCGGCACGGTCAGAGCCGTTCTGATCGGCATCGATCTCTATCGCAACGTCCCGCCGCTGCACGGCGCCGTCGCCGATGCCGAGGATCTTTCCCTGTCGCTGCGCTCGCTCGGGGTCGAGGACATGACGCTCTTGAAGAATGGCGCGGCCGACCGCCAGGGCATCTTCGATGCGATCGGCGCCGTCACGCAAAGGGCAGGCGAGGGCGATCTCGTCGTGCTCGGCATCGCCGGCCATGGATCGAGCGAGCCGGAGCGCGTCAAGGGCTCCAAACCCAGCGGCCGCGACGAGGTCTATGTGCTGGCCGGCTTCGATACGAGGCTGCCGGGATCGCGCGAGCGCATCTTCGGCGACGAATTCAAGGTGCTGATCCACCAGCTGGAGCAAAAAGGCGCCGAGGTCCTGTTCATCGCCGACACCTGCCATGCCGGCGGCATGACCCGCGACGTCGATCCGCGCGGCGCCGAGATCACCTGGCGCCAGGCGCCCTCCTATACGATCGAGGAGGATGATCTCGCGCCGATTTCGACCACATCAGATGCGCTCTCCACCGGCTTCGATTACAAGCGGCTGACCTTTCTTGCCGCCGTCGACGACCATACCAAATCGCCCGAAATATCGATTCCCGGCATAGCTCAGAAGCGCGGGGCGCTGAGCTATGCCACCGCCCGTGCGTTCGAGGGCGCCGCCGACCGCAACGCCGACGGCACTGTGACCCGCCGCGAACTGTTCGAATATGTGCGCCAATCGGTCTATCAGTTCACCGACCAGCGGCAGAACATCTTCACGCAAAGCCCGCCTGGGGCGGATCTCGACCGCGCCGTCGTCTATGCCTATGACAAAGCCGGACCGGCGGATGGGCAGAAATCGAATGTGCCGCCCCCGCCGCCCGAACCCGCCCCGATCACCCTTGCCGCCCTCGGTTCGGAGCCGGTGCTGGAGGCTATCGCTCCCGCCGTCACGCCGTTCAAGCTGACGGACGGCGCCCATGCCGAACTCGTCTTCGATCCGCAAAAGCGCGAGGCGATCGCCGGCGGCGATGTCGTCGCCTCCGAAGTCGGCGCCGGTGACATGCCCTTCGTCGTCGACCGGATGGCCGCACTCGACACGCTGAAGCGGCTGTCGGAGACCAACCCGCAGAGCGTGCGGGTGACCCCCTCCGACAAGGTCCATCGCGACGGCGAGCGCGTCGGCGTCACGTTGTCCGATCTTGCCGGGCGCAAGCTCGTATTGTTCGATGTCACCGGCGACGGCACCGTGCAGTTCCTCTATCCCGGCGACAGGGAAGCCGATGCCGAGATGTCCGCGACCTTCGATCTCGATCTTTCCGTCGTCGCCCCCTTCGGCACCGACCTGCTCGTCGCCGTCACCTCCGATCAGCCGATGCCTGGTCTGGTCGAATTCCTGAAACAGAACGACAGGCGGCGCACCGCCGGCAACATCGCCAGACACCTCGGCGAACTTCTGCCCGAGGGCGCACGCGTCGGATTTACGGTCCTCTATACCTCCGCCGGAGCCAGGCTATGA
- a CDS encoding DUF4384 domain-containing protein has protein sequence MLSRKAILAAATCLSLFSLIPEVGAQNERTLTEAPAQSGPVSITFDRAEARYAVGEVVGLFIQSSENAYVTVLNVSPNGSVTKLFPNKYQTDALVAAGKRVQVPDPASGARLQVSGPVGQEQIKVFYSSKPLTIFADLGGSGSGMFRSIDGGMEAVSRSLEEARSLGTKISSKTLTLTTVDSTAALPPSAVPPVAAVPAAKPATVEQAAKPPVAPKPPAAPKPKPVVKPEVAKKPEAIEKPKPAPKPVEQATTQPPKKYKIVTNLAPGQELAADELQLIGPADTTASTRPSQYKQPSQYQQPAPYKQPSQSAQTKMPKLPMPQIKMPQFKLPGGFSIKMPPMSFGRSAEPGQAGEQIEVANADTPACNALLDKLNTAVAAKDITAAASEADAIAVSAECGQFQINAQRRVAALRLAAAQEMMAADKPVAEYEPLLVAADSPQVLWQASATLGEIYFSARRFADAAADYQQAIEIIKNETRTPKAPPADTISDLIQRAAQARILAANPTSDNPQGSFVPAEKDHRSGVLGGIYSENVRGIVPVSIPVPITFDFDKSTFTSIGTEAAQELLEALKEQKPGRIILIGHTDRKGGDDYNKKLSERRAQAVADFLKKNGIDATIDAEGRGASEPVDVTATANLTEDDIDALNRRVEWRRE, from the coding sequence ATGCTCAGCCGCAAAGCCATCCTGGCCGCAGCCACATGTCTTTCGCTTTTCTCGCTGATCCCCGAGGTCGGGGCGCAGAACGAACGTACGCTGACGGAAGCGCCGGCTCAGAGCGGGCCTGTCAGCATTACCTTCGATCGCGCCGAGGCGAGATACGCCGTCGGCGAAGTCGTCGGCCTCTTCATCCAGTCGAGTGAGAACGCCTATGTCACGGTGCTGAACGTCTCGCCGAACGGCTCCGTCACCAAGCTCTTCCCGAACAAGTACCAGACCGATGCCCTCGTTGCCGCCGGCAAGCGCGTGCAGGTGCCGGATCCGGCCAGCGGCGCCAGGCTGCAGGTTTCAGGCCCGGTCGGGCAGGAGCAGATCAAGGTCTTCTATTCCTCCAAGCCGCTGACCATCTTCGCCGATCTCGGCGGCAGCGGCAGCGGCATGTTCCGCTCGATCGACGGCGGCATGGAGGCCGTCTCCCGCAGCCTCGAAGAAGCCCGCAGCCTCGGCACCAAGATCAGCAGCAAAACGCTGACGCTGACGACCGTCGACAGCACGGCCGCCCTGCCGCCTTCCGCCGTTCCGCCCGTCGCCGCCGTTCCCGCCGCAAAACCCGCGACGGTCGAGCAGGCGGCAAAGCCGCCGGTTGCGCCGAAACCACCGGCCGCCCCGAAGCCGAAACCGGTCGTCAAACCCGAGGTCGCCAAAAAGCCTGAGGCAATCGAAAAGCCGAAGCCGGCGCCCAAGCCCGTCGAGCAGGCGACCACGCAGCCGCCGAAAAAATACAAGATCGTCACCAATCTGGCGCCCGGCCAGGAACTGGCCGCTGATGAGCTGCAGCTGATCGGTCCCGCCGACACCACCGCCTCCACCCGCCCCAGCCAATATAAACAACCAAGCCAGTATCAGCAGCCGGCGCCGTATAAGCAGCCGTCCCAGTCTGCCCAAACCAAGATGCCGAAACTGCCGATGCCGCAGATCAAGATGCCGCAATTCAAGCTTCCCGGCGGCTTCAGCATCAAGATGCCGCCGATGAGCTTCGGCCGGTCGGCCGAACCTGGCCAGGCCGGCGAGCAGATCGAGGTTGCCAATGCCGATACCCCGGCCTGCAACGCCCTGCTCGACAAGCTGAACACGGCCGTTGCCGCCAAGGATATCACCGCTGCCGCCTCCGAGGCCGATGCGATTGCCGTCAGCGCCGAATGCGGACAGTTCCAGATCAACGCCCAGCGCCGCGTCGCAGCCCTGAGGCTCGCCGCCGCCCAGGAGATGATGGCGGCCGACAAGCCGGTCGCCGAGTATGAACCGCTGCTCGTCGCCGCCGACAGTCCGCAGGTGCTCTGGCAGGCCTCCGCCACGCTCGGCGAGATCTATTTCTCCGCCCGCCGCTTCGCCGATGCCGCCGCCGATTACCAGCAGGCGATCGAGATCATCAAGAACGAGACCCGCACGCCGAAGGCGCCGCCGGCCGATACGATCTCCGATCTCATCCAGCGCGCCGCCCAGGCCCGCATCCTTGCCGCCAATCCCACCAGCGACAACCCGCAGGGCAGTTTCGTGCCGGCCGAGAAGGATCACCGCAGCGGCGTGCTCGGCGGCATCTATTCGGAAAATGTGCGCGGCATCGTGCCGGTCTCCATCCCGGTGCCGATCACCTTCGATTTCGACAAGTCGACCTTCACCTCGATTGGCACCGAAGCCGCCCAGGAGTTGCTGGAAGCGCTGAAGGAGCAGAAGCCCGGCCGCATCATCCTCATCGGCCATACCGATCGCAAGGGCGGCGACGATTACAATAAGAAGCTCTCCGAGCGCCGCGCCCAGGCCGTTGCCGATTTCCTGAAGAAGAACGGCATCGACGCCACCATCGACGCCGAAGGCCGCGGCGCCTCCGAACCGGTTGACGTAACCGCCACCGCCAACCTCACCGAAGACGATATCGACGCGCTGAACCGCCGCGTCGAATGGCGCCGCGAATAG